A window of Longispora fulva contains these coding sequences:
- a CDS encoding cytochrome P450, which yields MTGEDRAPARYHEEMGCWVVADSEAAKTAFRMSDLSSRTLEIGDILPDGIHSECPELMEIIRRWFVLLDGDEHISARRDVQPMFSPGRIRQLEDVITDIVEEAVEDFGRAEVPDAIPHLTNLISARTMARLLGLPRRDAHQLHAWAGALADFFAASYRLDYATRAQEALREMGEFIRTSASDGVWQRASGTELERLATSSLMLFGGLETTAALMGFTLWYTLGNELVDSVTGEDGAAEAIVERVLELYPPLGHVARATTTDVGLGDDLIPKGELILVSLTGSSPFEAPACPVRPPGHQSGGDRSDHLAFGHGMHYCMGAPLARLEAATMIKHFARRYPRARVRDLDWGRNRTYRGFDHLFVDLAPAS from the coding sequence GTGACAGGCGAGGACAGGGCTCCGGCCCGGTACCACGAGGAGATGGGTTGCTGGGTGGTGGCCGACAGCGAGGCCGCGAAGACGGCCTTCCGGATGTCGGACCTCTCGTCGAGGACCCTGGAGATCGGCGACATCCTTCCGGACGGCATCCACAGCGAGTGTCCCGAGTTGATGGAGATCATCCGTCGATGGTTCGTCCTGCTGGACGGCGACGAGCACATCAGTGCCCGGCGAGACGTGCAGCCGATGTTCTCGCCGGGCAGGATCCGCCAACTGGAGGACGTCATCACCGACATCGTGGAGGAGGCGGTGGAGGACTTCGGGCGGGCTGAGGTGCCCGACGCGATACCGCATCTGACGAATCTGATCTCCGCGCGCACCATGGCCCGGCTGTTGGGGCTTCCGCGACGTGACGCCCATCAGCTGCACGCCTGGGCCGGGGCGCTGGCCGACTTCTTCGCCGCGTCCTACCGGCTGGACTACGCGACGCGGGCACAGGAGGCACTCCGGGAGATGGGGGAGTTCATCAGGACCTCGGCCTCCGACGGAGTCTGGCAGCGGGCGTCGGGTACCGAACTCGAGCGGCTCGCCACCAGTTCGCTGATGCTGTTCGGGGGACTGGAGACGACGGCCGCGCTGATGGGCTTCACCCTCTGGTACACGCTGGGCAACGAGCTGGTGGACAGTGTGACCGGCGAGGACGGCGCGGCGGAGGCGATCGTCGAACGCGTGCTCGAGCTGTACCCGCCGCTCGGCCACGTGGCCCGTGCCACGACGACCGATGTCGGTCTCGGCGACGACCTCATCCCGAAGGGCGAGCTCATCCTGGTGTCCCTGACGGGGAGCAGCCCGTTCGAGGCTCCGGCGTGTCCGGTGCGCCCGCCGGGCCACCAGAGCGGCGGTGACAGGTCCGACCATCTCGCCTTCGGCCACGGCATGCACTACTGCATGGGGGCGCCGCTGGCCCGGTTGGAGGCCGCCACGATGATCAAGCACTTCGCCCGGCGCTACCCGAGGGCGCGGGTGCGGGACCTGGACTGGGGCCGGAACCGCACCTACCGCGGCTTCGACCACCTGTTCGTCGACCTGGCCCCGGCCAGCTGA
- a CDS encoding MbtH family protein — MTNPFDDPDGRYLVLVNDEGQHSLWPTFAEVPAGWTTVFGPAAHDAAVAYVDENWTDMRPASLAAAMTAAERSTGDQ; from the coding sequence ATGACCAACCCGTTCGATGATCCTGACGGCCGCTACCTGGTACTTGTCAACGACGAGGGCCAGCATTCGCTGTGGCCGACGTTCGCCGAGGTCCCCGCCGGCTGGACGACTGTGTTCGGGCCGGCCGCCCACGACGCGGCTGTTGCCTACGTCGACGAGAACTGGACGGACATGCGGCCAGCCAGCCTTGCCGCGGCGATGACGGCCGCGGAACGGTCCACCGGTGACCAGTAG